The genomic window CGTCAACCTATGGTTGACGAATGACAAAACCAACGCAGGTATCCGTTCCGGTCCGGCTCGACGACTTGATCGACGCCATCAAGAAGGTCCACGACAACGAATTGGAGCAACTGTCCGATGCCGTGATTGCATCGGACCATCTCGGTGATCTCGCCGACCATCTGATCGGACATTTCGTCGACCAGGCCCGTCGGTCGGGAGCGTCGTGGACCGATATCGGGCGCAGCATGGGTGTGTCCAAGCAGGCCGCACAGAAGCGATTCGTACCCAAGGGTCCGGAACAGGATCTCGATCCGGAGCAGGCGTTCTCGCGATTCACTCCGCGAGCGAAGAACGTCGTGGCGGCGTCGATGAACGAAGCACAGGCCGGGCAGAATGCAGAGATCGTCCCCGCGCACATTCTGCTCGGATTACTCGCCGAACCCGAGTCTCTCGGCGCGCGGTTCCTGCTGGCGTCGGGACGGACCGAGGCGTCCGTGCGCACCGCAGTCGCTCCCCTGCTTCCGGCGTCGGTCGAGGAGGCGCCTGCCCTCGTCCCGTACGACGCGGGCTCGAAGAAGGTCATGAAGCTGACGTTCCGAGAAGCGCTCCGACTGGGGCACAACTACGTGGGAACCGAACACATTCTCCTTGCGCTGCTCGAGTACGAGGACGGCAATGGGGTGCTCACGGACCTCGGGGTCGAGAAGTCGGTTGTCGAGGAGGAGCTCCTGGCCGCCCTTGCGCAATTCGAGTGAGGCTAGCTCGCCCTTCGAGCCCGAACGGCGATGTCGACGTCCTCCTCGATGAGACTTCCGTTGACGGCCCCGCCTGCTCGCACACCGGCGGCTGCAGAGCCGATCAGGTTTTCGGTGATACCCACGACGTTGCCAGCGGCGAACACCCCCGGAATCGACGTGGCGCCCATCGGATCGGCGGCAACTGCGGACCCCATCGCGTGCTCGCCCATCATGACATCGGTGACGGCGAGGCCCAGCTTCTCCAGTAGTGCCGCGTTGGCGGCAAAATGCGGTTTGACGACAACCGCCTGGATTTCGACGGTTTTTCCCGAGACCAGTTCGATGCCGACCAGAGCGTCGTTCGCGACGGCCAGCCCGGCGACCCGGTCCGTCACGACACCGATGTTTCGAGCGGCGAGTTTCTCGTACTCCTCGTCCGTCGGCTCGAAGCCCTCGGTGAACAGCACGACACGGTCGGACCACTGGCGCCACATCAATGCCTGATGCACGCCGAACGAGCTACCCATGATTCCTACGGTGTCGCCCCGAACCTCCCAGCCGTGGCAGAACGGGCAGTGCAGAACTTCTTTGCCCCACCGCTCGGCCACTCCGGGGATGTCGGGTAGTTCGTCGGTCAGGCCGGTGGCGAGCAGAAGGCGTCGCGCGCTTGTCGTCGAGCCGTCGGACAGCTCGACGGTGAACTGCCCGATACTGCCGTCGATGGACACGACTGAGCCGTCTCGGATCTCGGCACCATACGACTGCGCTTCACGGCGGCCCTTGTCCAGCAGTTCGAATGGCGGAATCCCCTCCAGTCCGAGGTAGTTGTGGGCGTGTGCGGCAGGTGCGTTGCGTGGTGAGCCGGCATCGACGACCAGTGTGCGTCGACGCGCGCGTGTGAGTGTGACGGCGGCCGACAGTCCTGCGGCTCCGCCGCCGATGATGATTACGTCGTACTCGGAGTTCGAAGTCATGCACCAACTCTGACGCGACTGCATCGATCTGGCAAGTAAGTTTGCCAAAATGGCAATCTATCGGAGTTGACCTGAACAAAGGTCGAGGTTGCAGAGTGGACTCATGACAGTTGCATACGAAGAGTTACCTCAGCTCATGACCCTGATGACCGGCGACGAAAAGCACGACGCCAGCGCAACATCCACGCTCGACATCATCTGGGTTCTCTATCACCATGTCCTGCACATAGATCCGGCGCACCCGGAGGAGCGCGACCGCTTCCTGTTGTCCAAGGGCCACGGCCCGATGGCCTACTACGCGGTTCTCGCCGCTCACGGCTTCCTCACTGCCGATCAGTTGAAGAGCTTCGGTGAGTTCGATTCGGTGCTCGGCTACCACCCCGACCGGACCCGCGCTCCAGGCGTCGAAATTTCGTCCGGTTCACTGGGACACGGACTTCCGATCGGGGTTGGCACCGCTACCGCGCTGAGAGTGCAGGGCCGCGGCGCGCGGGTCGTGGTGCTGCTCGGAGATGCAGAACTCGACGAAGGCAGCAACGCCGAAGCCATCCAGTACGCCGGACGCGCGAGCCTCGGGAATCTCACCGCGGTAGTCGTCGACAACTCTTCCGCCGGCCTCGGATGGCCAGGTGGCATACGTACACGATTCGACGTCGAAGGCTGGACGTCCACCGATGTCGACGGACGCGACCACGACGCGTTGCGCCGCGCATTCACCGCCGGAACCGACGATCGCCCACACGTCGTCGTCGCACATGTCGAAGCAAAGGATCAGTGATGACCACTTCCATCGAGCACACCACGGACCAACGTGAGCGCTTCTATTCGACGGTTCCGTCCATGCTCGCAGACGACGATCGACTCGCCCTCGTCCTGGCCGAGATCGGCGCGGGGTATCTGGAGCCGCACATCACCGAGGAGGCGCGATCACGGGTGTTCAACGTCGGGATTCGCGAGCAATTGCTCGTCTCGTTCGCGGGAGGTCTGGCGCTGGCTGGTATGCGGCCGATCGTGCACACATTCGCGCCGTTCCTGGTCGAGCGCCCGTTCGAGCAGGTGAAGTTGGACTTCGGGCATCAGGGGGTCGGCGGAGTGCTCGTCAGCTCAGGAGGCTCGTACTCCATGGCGTCCGCGGGCGAGACTCATTTCGGCCCGCGTGACGTCGCGCTTCTGGACACCTTGGACGGGTGGGAGGTACATGTTCCGGGTCACGCAGACGAAGCCGAGGAGGCCTTGCGCGAGGCCGCGCGTTCCGATGCTCGGGTGTATCTGAGGCTCGACGGAAAATCGAACCGTGAACGATATTCGGAGGGTTCGGGATTCACCGTTCTGCGAACCGGGACCCAGGGAACCGTCATCGCTGTCGGCCCCGTGACAGATGAGGTGCTCGCCGCGACGGAAGGCCGCGACGTGACCGTTATGTACGCGTCGAAGATACGGCCGTTCGACGCTCGGACCGTGCGTGCGACGCTGTCGAAGCCCGACGTCGTGATCGTCGAGCCGTACCTTGCCGGCACATCGGTCCCGCAGTTGTCGGACGCCCTGTCCGGTGTGCGACATCGTGTGCTCGGGCTCGGCGTCGGACGAGAGGAGTTGCGGAGGTACGGGAGCCGGAAGGATCACGAACGAGCCCACGGTCTCGACGTTCCGGGTCTTCGCTCGTCGATGAGCGACTTCTTCGACGCTGCCCCGGACTGAACTTACTCGCTGTCGGTTGCAGGGCCGTCGTGCGTCGCGCCGCCTTCGCCCGACCAGTCGCCCGACTCCTCACCTGCTGCGGGATCGGACTGAACGTCCTCCCGCGCGCCGTCGGCGTTCGATCCGGTGTCCTCGGTCTGTGGCTTGCCGTGCTCTTCGGTCGCGTCATGCTTTTCGGTCATTGCAGGGTCATACCCTCGCCGGGGCCGACTCGAAACTTGCCAGGTCAGCCGGCAACGATCTCCCTGAGCCGAGCGCTGTCGGAGTCGGTCCATCCGGCGGGTTGGAGGACCTCGGCCCAGAGGTCGACGGCGTCCTCGCCGTAGTTGTGCCCGTAACCCGACGGCACGTCGGTGGAGAAGATCATGTCGAACGTCGTCTGCCAGAACGTGACGAACGGGAACCACCGAACTCCGGGGTCGACGTCGATGCCTCGTTCCTCGCGTAGCCAATCGGGTTGGTTGAGAACGAGATTGGGCGACCACCACGTGATCGGGTCCGACGCGTGCTGCCAGTAGACGACTCGGGGCTGCTGCCATGGTGTGCCGATCTCGAGATCGCTCGGGCGACCTGCGAATCGGACGTATCGTCCGTCGGCGATGACGGGAAGAATCTCCCGAGATCCGGTGTCGCGGTCTGCGGTGGCATCCGCCCATTGCTTGGTGAAGTTCGGATTGCCCACCCACAGAGCGCCGTCGGTTCGGGCGACCATGTCGCGCGTCCCTCCGAACGCGTCCTGTCCGCCGTAGGCGCCGAGGCTCTCGCCGAAGGTCACGAGCTTCGGGCGCGAGTCCTCGGGTAGATCCTGTACGGCGTCGTAGACCCGGTCGAAGAGCGCGCGCCCGGCCTCTCGGGGTGAATCTCGGTCTGCGAGGAAGGCAATCGGGCTCGGAAGGAACGAGTACTGCATCGATGCGATGGCAGTGTCTCCGCCGTACATGTATTCGAGTGGGCCAGCAACCGATTCGTTGACCCAACCCCGCCCAGTCGTCGTCGCGACGGCCACAACAGCACGGTCGAACGCGCCAGTTCGTTCCAGCTCACGCACGACACGGTCGGCTGCCTCGTCGATCGAATCTGCGCCAGCTGCTCCGACGTACGCGCGAATGGGTGTCGATGCAGGTCTACCGGTGAAGGCCTCGATGTCCTCGGCAGTGGGACCCGAGGACACGAACCTACGACCTTCCATGCCGAGCGAGTCCCAGTCCTCGAGCGAGTCGGGCGACCCCGACCTCTCGGTTGCAATCGGCTGTTCCACGCCGGGGTGGCTGCCCTTGTCGGCAAGCTCCGACGAGCTGGCGACCGCAGCGATGAGGACGTTGTTCACCGCGCCGTTCAGGAGAAA from Rhodococcus sp. P1Y includes these protein-coding regions:
- a CDS encoding Clp protease N-terminal domain-containing protein, which translates into the protein MTKPTQVSVPVRLDDLIDAIKKVHDNELEQLSDAVIASDHLGDLADHLIGHFVDQARRSGASWTDIGRSMGVSKQAAQKRFVPKGPEQDLDPEQAFSRFTPRAKNVVAASMNEAQAGQNAEIVPAHILLGLLAEPESLGARFLLASGRTEASVRTAVAPLLPASVEEAPALVPYDAGSKKVMKLTFREALRLGHNYVGTEHILLALLEYEDGNGVLTDLGVEKSVVEEELLAALAQFE
- a CDS encoding NAD(P)/FAD-dependent oxidoreductase, whose protein sequence is MTSNSEYDVIIIGGGAAGLSAAVTLTRARRRTLVVDAGSPRNAPAAHAHNYLGLEGIPPFELLDKGRREAQSYGAEIRDGSVVSIDGSIGQFTVELSDGSTTSARRLLLATGLTDELPDIPGVAERWGKEVLHCPFCHGWEVRGDTVGIMGSSFGVHQALMWRQWSDRVVLFTEGFEPTDEEYEKLAARNIGVVTDRVAGLAVANDALVGIELVSGKTVEIQAVVVKPHFAANAALLEKLGLAVTDVMMGEHAMGSAVAADPMGATSIPGVFAAGNVVGITENLIGSAAAGVRAGGAVNGSLIEEDVDIAVRARRAS
- a CDS encoding transketolase; this translates as MTVAYEELPQLMTLMTGDEKHDASATSTLDIIWVLYHHVLHIDPAHPEERDRFLLSKGHGPMAYYAVLAAHGFLTADQLKSFGEFDSVLGYHPDRTRAPGVEISSGSLGHGLPIGVGTATALRVQGRGARVVVLLGDAELDEGSNAEAIQYAGRASLGNLTAVVVDNSSAGLGWPGGIRTRFDVEGWTSTDVDGRDHDALRRAFTAGTDDRPHVVVAHVEAKDQ
- a CDS encoding transketolase family protein, yielding MTTSIEHTTDQRERFYSTVPSMLADDDRLALVLAEIGAGYLEPHITEEARSRVFNVGIREQLLVSFAGGLALAGMRPIVHTFAPFLVERPFEQVKLDFGHQGVGGVLVSSGGSYSMASAGETHFGPRDVALLDTLDGWEVHVPGHADEAEEALREAARSDARVYLRLDGKSNRERYSEGSGFTVLRTGTQGTVIAVGPVTDEVLAATEGRDVTVMYASKIRPFDARTVRATLSKPDVVIVEPYLAGTSVPQLSDALSGVRHRVLGLGVGREELRRYGSRKDHERAHGLDVPGLRSSMSDFFDAAPD
- a CDS encoding alpha/beta hydrolase, encoding MQKLRRFFRRLEPAALFLATVFFAFSMTPSLLPRAWYLQGVATGISVATGYGIGCLLIGIAHACGIRPTWSETTKRYGWWALAVTAAVAVPLFLILGSWWQEIVRKLVEVDVEGPGRVLYVAVLVVAFVVAVLLLLAARGLRWCARRLAAVCTRFVPIPIAKGLGIAVVAVFTLFLLNGAVNNVLIAAVASSSELADKGSHPGVEQPIATERSGSPDSLEDWDSLGMEGRRFVSSGPTAEDIEAFTGRPASTPIRAYVGAAGADSIDEAADRVVRELERTGAFDRAVVAVATTTGRGWVNESVAGPLEYMYGGDTAIASMQYSFLPSPIAFLADRDSPREAGRALFDRVYDAVQDLPEDSRPKLVTFGESLGAYGGQDAFGGTRDMVARTDGALWVGNPNFTKQWADATADRDTGSREILPVIADGRYVRFAGRPSDLEIGTPWQQPRVVYWQHASDPITWWSPNLVLNQPDWLREERGIDVDPGVRWFPFVTFWQTTFDMIFSTDVPSGYGHNYGEDAVDLWAEVLQPAGWTDSDSARLREIVAG